From Halomicrobium salinisoli, the proteins below share one genomic window:
- a CDS encoding ArsR/SmtB family transcription factor translates to MSLLPSRGPETSTTQDGELQVVGVDEDVAPLLDALSSETARSVLNAIYEDPGTPSEIADRLDMSIQKVSYHIDKLEEQELIAVAGTRYSEKGQEMTVYEPPEDPLVLFVGTEERKESLLTMVKRLLPVVGSLGIGSLLIDQLYGSGGLLPSFGVTGSGGDSESGGQDLGYDDAGDAGDAGAGGDAVSRATETATDTPAPTATETEGSDVLVAESTATETSAATETPVATETPTPVPDGGATPTPVQDVATEVAETAGSAGATLSPGLAFFLGGLFVLAVVVAWWTYSGRQ, encoded by the coding sequence ATGTCCCTGCTGCCCTCCAGGGGACCGGAGACGAGCACCACGCAGGACGGCGAGCTACAGGTAGTGGGCGTCGACGAGGACGTGGCCCCGCTGCTGGACGCGCTCAGCTCCGAGACAGCTCGTTCGGTCCTCAACGCCATCTACGAGGACCCCGGGACCCCCTCGGAGATCGCCGACCGGCTGGACATGTCCATCCAGAAGGTCTCCTATCACATCGACAAGCTCGAGGAGCAGGAGCTCATCGCCGTGGCCGGCACCCGCTACTCGGAGAAGGGCCAGGAGATGACGGTGTACGAGCCCCCCGAGGACCCGCTCGTCCTGTTCGTCGGGACCGAAGAGCGCAAGGAGTCGCTGCTGACGATGGTCAAGCGACTCCTGCCCGTCGTCGGGTCGCTCGGCATCGGCAGCCTCCTGATCGACCAGCTGTACGGCAGCGGCGGGCTGCTCCCGTCGTTCGGCGTGACCGGCAGCGGCGGCGACTCCGAGAGCGGAGGTCAGGACCTCGGATACGACGACGCCGGCGACGCGGGGGACGCCGGTGCCGGCGGCGACGCCGTGAGCCGGGCCACCGAGACGGCCACCGACACCCCGGCGCCGACGGCCACGGAGACGGAGGGCTCGGACGTGCTCGTCGCCGAGTCCACCGCGACGGAGACGTCCGCAGCCACGGAGACGCCCGTGGCGACCGAGACGCCCACGCCGGTGCCCGACGGCGGCGCCACCCCGACGCCGGTGCAGGACGTCGCTACGGAGGTCGCCGAGACGGCCGGCTCCGCCGGCGCGACGCTCTCGCCGGGCCTCGCCTTCTTCCTGGGCGGACTGTTCGTCCTCGCCGTCGTGGTCGCCTGGTGGACGTACAGCGGTCGGCAGTGA